Genomic segment of Candidatus Neomarinimicrobiota bacterium:
CTGGACTTGGAATTGGAAAATTGGCCGCAGCAGCTGCTGCTGGTATCGCTCGTCAGCCTGAAGCCGCTGCCAGCATTACTGGTGCAGTTAACTTGCCACTCTTCCTCCTCGAAGGTGTTGCAATTATCGGTGAGGTTGTAGCTCTCCTCATCGCGCTGAAATAAGAAAGCCTGAAAACTCTCCTTCGGAGGAACTATGGAAAACCTGCTACGGTTTGACACAGGCTTAATGATTTGGACCTGGATCACCTTCATTGCGGTGTTGGTGATTCTGGGTACCAAAGCCTGGAAGCCCATGATCAAAGCGCTGGAAAATCGCGAAAATTTCATTCGTGAATCACTTGAAGAAGCTGAAGAAGCTCGTAAAGAAGCTGATAAAATTGCGATTGAATATGAAGCGATGGTTGCCAAAGCTCGACAAGAAGCCCAAAATATTGTAGCTGCTGGCAAGGAAACCGCTGAACGGATGAAAGCTGACATCCTCGATGAAGCGCAGGATAAATCTGCCGGGATTCTCAAACAAGCTGAAATTCAGATTGGCGCAGAACGTGATAAGGCCATTGCAGAAATCCGGACTCAGATTGTGGATATCTCACTGGCTGCTGCTGAAAAAATTATCTCAAAATCAATTACTCTGGAAGACAACGAACGTCTCATCGATGACG
This window contains:
- the atpF gene encoding F0F1 ATP synthase subunit B: MENLLRFDTGLMIWTWITFIAVLVILGTKAWKPMIKALENRENFIRESLEEAEEARKEADKIAIEYEAMVAKARQEAQNIVAAGKETAERMKADILDEAQDKSAGILKQAEIQIGAERDKAIAEIRTQIVDISLAAAEKIISKSITLEDNERLIDDALKDYGRN
- a CDS encoding F0F1 ATP synthase subunit C — protein: MELAYLGAAIGAGMIVIGAGLGIGKLAAAAAAGIARQPEAAASITGAVNLPLFLLEGVAIIGEVVALLIALK